A window from Corynebacterium singulare encodes these proteins:
- a CDS encoding DUF4040 family protein: MTLLYVLILAAVAVALAPVAVKVADRAAGYPLAGIFIIAAALLAREFPALARGEELSYSVTWVRDVVAPGVDVNLAFRGDALGIFFAMLALVIGAVVFSYSAAYLPKGKGNVSFYVLMTAFTLSILLLVLANDVVVLFLAWELVSLASFMLIARSGKSGEAGSQRTLILTFVGGLTLLSGVAIAATAAGTTNLEDILASDVWAERPGLTTGVAVLIALSAFTKSAQFPFHFWLPEAMAAATPVSAFLHAAAVVKAGVYLLIRFSTIFHDVAAWNWLLIVAGMGTAVMSAVFAVQKTDLKKLTAYSTVSHLGWIVATIGVGTPFAIAAALVHTLAHALFKSSIFMLIGVIDHEAGSRDIRRLGVLWNKMPWTFGSMLIGAASMAAVPPLFGFVSKEGMLTAFEDAPIGSAGQIVLLIVAGIGAFFTFTYSAKIVFGAFFDGPRDMSSTHEAPVRLWLPAALPGVMSVLVVFFMGVLDGPLDDVVAAVGMEAHTHLALWHGLNVPFVISVLVLIAGVVGVLFRKPLWTGMEEREFLPRTGNDVLKWIQDVCTKFGRFVGRMSDTHNPTLFILPIVFLIILLTGATLVSDGIDGVALNPRVEGLDNPWDLLPLGIVALSMFGLVRTKNRLTGAVMIGTAGTGVTLQMFLLGAPDVALTQFTVEALSVIVMMMVLRYLPEKFHQVSHKGRQTGAIVISVLAGAAAFLGVWALMGRHERSDLAMWYLNNAPDITGGDNVVATIIVEFRALDTLGELSVLGMAAVVIAAVTSTLPRFPFTSGTRPAPFGQSQLNSVPLRKGIAVTIPILVVLSVIVFYRGHQATGGGFPAALIMGAAIGLTYLSRGTDEIVFGRMTPIHLTGIGIIVALTAGFIGYIPTSHNDGGFLTAIHGHALGQHWTTSLIFDLGIYLAVLGMLSMAINALGGYLRPGTERDYLPWVHDDDSALPNTPRVVLDDVDDPYPESINPSSDPEALLNDAQARQRVSSPHFTPDEEEKNS, from the coding sequence GTGACACTCTTGTATGTCCTAATCCTCGCAGCTGTCGCAGTGGCGCTTGCACCAGTAGCTGTCAAAGTTGCTGATCGCGCAGCCGGCTATCCGTTAGCCGGCATTTTTATTATCGCAGCGGCACTGTTAGCGAGAGAATTTCCTGCCCTTGCCCGCGGCGAAGAACTGTCCTACTCCGTGACCTGGGTTCGCGATGTCGTCGCGCCTGGTGTTGACGTCAACCTCGCCTTCCGTGGCGATGCACTGGGTATTTTCTTCGCCATGCTGGCACTCGTCATTGGCGCGGTGGTGTTTAGCTATTCCGCAGCCTATCTGCCCAAAGGCAAAGGAAACGTCAGTTTCTACGTGCTGATGACGGCGTTCACGCTGTCTATCTTGCTGCTGGTGCTGGCTAACGACGTCGTCGTGCTCTTCCTTGCCTGGGAGCTTGTCTCGCTGGCGTCCTTCATGCTCATTGCGCGCAGCGGCAAATCGGGCGAGGCGGGTTCGCAGCGCACGCTGATTCTCACCTTTGTCGGTGGCCTGACGCTGCTGTCCGGTGTGGCTATTGCTGCAACGGCAGCGGGGACCACGAACCTTGAGGACATCCTCGCCTCGGATGTGTGGGCAGAGCGCCCTGGCCTGACCACTGGTGTGGCCGTGCTCATCGCGCTTTCGGCCTTCACCAAGTCGGCACAGTTCCCGTTCCACTTCTGGCTGCCTGAGGCCATGGCTGCGGCGACGCCGGTGTCTGCCTTCCTGCATGCGGCGGCCGTCGTCAAGGCTGGTGTCTACCTGCTCATTCGCTTCTCTACCATCTTCCATGACGTGGCTGCCTGGAACTGGCTGCTCATCGTCGCCGGTATGGGAACTGCCGTCATGTCGGCTGTGTTCGCCGTACAGAAGACCGACCTCAAGAAGCTCACGGCGTATTCCACGGTGTCTCACCTGGGGTGGATTGTGGCCACTATTGGTGTGGGCACTCCCTTTGCCATTGCCGCGGCACTGGTTCACACCTTGGCGCACGCCCTGTTTAAGTCCTCCATCTTCATGCTCATCGGCGTGATTGATCACGAGGCTGGCTCCCGTGACATCCGCCGTCTTGGCGTGCTGTGGAATAAGATGCCATGGACCTTTGGCTCCATGCTTATTGGAGCGGCATCGATGGCAGCGGTGCCGCCGCTCTTCGGCTTCGTGTCCAAGGAGGGTATGCTCACCGCCTTTGAGGACGCACCCATTGGATCGGCGGGCCAGATTGTCTTGCTGATTGTCGCCGGTATCGGTGCCTTCTTTACGTTCACCTACTCGGCCAAAATTGTCTTTGGTGCCTTCTTCGACGGTCCCCGTGACATGTCCTCGACACACGAGGCGCCGGTTCGTCTATGGTTGCCGGCGGCCTTGCCCGGTGTCATGTCCGTGCTTGTCGTTTTCTTCATGGGAGTTCTGGACGGCCCGCTCGATGACGTCGTTGCGGCCGTCGGCATGGAAGCACACACGCATCTGGCACTGTGGCACGGTCTGAACGTTCCTTTCGTGATTTCGGTTCTCGTGCTTATCGCCGGCGTCGTAGGCGTTCTTTTCCGCAAGCCGCTGTGGACTGGGATGGAGGAGCGCGAGTTCCTGCCACGCACCGGTAACGATGTCCTCAAGTGGATTCAGGATGTGTGCACCAAGTTCGGTCGCTTTGTTGGCCGCATGTCTGACACACACAACCCGACGCTCTTTATCCTGCCGATCGTCTTCCTCATCATCTTGCTGACAGGCGCCACGCTGGTATCCGACGGCATCGATGGAGTTGCCCTTAACCCGCGCGTTGAGGGGCTTGACAATCCGTGGGATCTGCTCCCGCTGGGCATCGTCGCCCTGTCCATGTTTGGGCTGGTGCGTACGAAGAATCGCCTGACGGGCGCGGTCATGATTGGTACTGCCGGTACCGGTGTGACCCTGCAGATGTTCCTGCTGGGTGCTCCCGACGTCGCTTTGACCCAGTTCACGGTTGAGGCGCTCTCCGTCATTGTCATGATGATGGTGCTCCGCTACCTGCCGGAGAAATTCCACCAAGTGTCCCACAAGGGCCGCCAGACGGGTGCCATCGTTATCTCGGTGCTGGCGGGTGCCGCGGCTTTCCTCGGCGTGTGGGCACTGATGGGCCGCCACGAGCGCTCCGACTTGGCCATGTGGTACCTCAACAACGCTCCGGACATTACTGGTGGCGACAACGTGGTGGCCACTATCATCGTTGAGTTCCGTGCACTCGATACGTTGGGTGAGCTGTCCGTGCTTGGTATGGCTGCCGTCGTTATCGCGGCGGTGACCTCGACGCTGCCGCGCTTCCCATTCACCTCGGGTACCCGCCCAGCACCGTTTGGCCAGTCACAGCTGAACTCCGTGCCGCTGCGCAAGGGCATCGCGGTGACCATCCCGATTCTGGTGGTCCTGTCGGTGATTGTTTTCTACCGCGGTCACCAGGCCACCGGTGGTGGCTTCCCGGCAGCTCTCATCATGGGTGCGGCTATTGGCCTGACGTACCTCTCGCGAGGTACGGATGAGATCGTCTTTGGCCGCATGACTCCGATTCACCTCACTGGCATCGGCATTATCGTTGCGCTGACGGCGGGCTTCATCGGCTACATCCCGACCTCCCACAACGATGGTGGCTTCCTTACCGCTATCCACGGCCACGCCCTGGGACAGCATTGGACCACCTCACTCATTTTCGACCTCGGTATTTACCTCGCTGTTCTGGGCATGCTCAGCATGGCCATCAACGCCTTGGGTGGCTACCTCCGTCCAGGTACCGAGCGCGACTACCTGCCGTGGGTCCACGATGATGATTCGGCGCTGCCGAATACGCCACGCGTGGTGCTTGACGACGTCGACGATCCTTACCCCGAATCCATCAACCCGTCCTCCGACCCGGAGGCACTGCTGAACGACGCCCAGGCGCGCCAGCGTGTGTCCTCGCCTCACTTCACTCCGGATGAAGAGGAGAAGAATTCATGA
- the ftsY gene encoding signal recognition particle-docking protein FtsY: protein MNTYLWIVLAVIVLVLLVIVLVVLGKKRGESKKVSFDKPVEEPKELTQQQKSGNYQAKSGFNFAPAGGGAAKQPATAPKASQPQKPEQPQKPEQRDATQLANDQLTGTEKTPKTAPTTPAESAAPAAAEPTTPVKPAESETAPKSEPAKKSAPVAEPTEEEDSTAGAVASGAATAAAAGAMVPGVVAAEMEEREANAPEADAEADTTADEPVLDEPVAESPATEPVAEEPREETPAAETAEEPAVPAVEKAAVEEAAVEEEPAAEADAEAEEAAAAAEAQAASASAALEAEPDELEVSEDAEVVQAPAQPQDGIAPAAGRLGKLRGRLSRSQNAIGQGLMGILSAGDLDDDAWEDIEDTLIMADLGTKATMQVTDSLREKIAERGVSSEDEARAMLREALIEVGHPEMDRSIKAMPNEGKPAVIMVVGVNGTGKTTTTGKLARVLVSMGHNVLLGAADTFRAAAADQLETWGRRVGATTVRGKEGADPASVAFDAVAAGVDQGVDVVLVDTAGRLHTSVDLMDQLGKVKRVVEKKTEVDEVLLVLDATVGQNGLTQARIFRDVVDITGVVLTKLDGTAKGGIVFQVQEELGVPVKLVGLGEGADDLAPFEIEGFVDALLGEK from the coding sequence ATGAATACTTACCTGTGGATTGTGTTAGCAGTCATCGTTCTAGTCCTGCTAGTCATCGTGCTCGTTGTGCTGGGCAAGAAGCGAGGCGAGTCGAAGAAGGTTTCTTTTGACAAGCCCGTTGAGGAGCCGAAGGAGCTTACTCAGCAGCAGAAGTCTGGAAATTACCAGGCCAAGTCTGGCTTTAACTTTGCCCCTGCCGGAGGCGGCGCTGCCAAGCAGCCTGCTACTGCCCCCAAGGCTAGCCAGCCGCAGAAACCGGAGCAGCCGCAGAAGCCGGAGCAGCGAGATGCTACGCAGCTGGCTAACGATCAGCTCACCGGTACCGAGAAGACCCCGAAGACCGCGCCTACCACGCCAGCTGAATCTGCTGCGCCGGCCGCCGCTGAGCCAACCACGCCTGTAAAGCCAGCGGAGTCCGAGACTGCTCCGAAGTCAGAGCCGGCCAAGAAATCTGCGCCAGTGGCTGAGCCCACTGAGGAGGAGGACTCCACCGCGGGTGCTGTCGCTTCGGGTGCTGCAACCGCTGCGGCCGCAGGTGCCATGGTTCCGGGAGTCGTTGCCGCCGAGATGGAGGAGCGCGAAGCTAACGCGCCCGAGGCTGATGCCGAGGCAGACACGACTGCAGATGAGCCAGTACTTGACGAGCCTGTCGCAGAGTCCCCAGCTACGGAACCGGTCGCGGAGGAACCCCGCGAAGAGACTCCCGCTGCCGAGACCGCGGAGGAACCGGCTGTTCCGGCAGTCGAGAAAGCCGCAGTTGAGGAAGCGGCAGTAGAGGAAGAGCCGGCGGCTGAGGCAGACGCAGAGGCCGAAGAGGCAGCCGCAGCGGCGGAGGCCCAGGCGGCGTCGGCAAGCGCGGCGCTTGAAGCTGAGCCGGACGAGCTCGAGGTCTCCGAGGACGCCGAGGTAGTTCAGGCCCCAGCGCAACCGCAGGACGGCATTGCGCCGGCAGCTGGCCGTCTGGGCAAGTTGCGTGGCCGCCTCTCGCGTTCGCAGAACGCCATCGGCCAAGGTCTTATGGGAATTCTCTCCGCTGGTGACTTGGACGATGATGCCTGGGAGGACATCGAAGACACCCTCATCATGGCGGATCTGGGAACCAAGGCAACGATGCAGGTCACTGACTCCCTGCGCGAGAAGATTGCCGAGCGCGGTGTGAGCTCCGAGGACGAAGCACGCGCCATGCTGCGTGAAGCTCTCATCGAGGTCGGCCACCCGGAGATGGATCGCTCCATCAAGGCCATGCCGAACGAGGGCAAGCCGGCGGTCATCATGGTCGTCGGTGTTAACGGCACCGGTAAGACAACAACGACCGGCAAGTTGGCTCGTGTACTTGTGTCGATGGGCCACAACGTGCTGCTCGGCGCTGCCGATACTTTCCGTGCTGCCGCCGCAGACCAGCTGGAGACCTGGGGCCGCCGCGTAGGTGCCACTACCGTACGCGGCAAGGAAGGCGCAGACCCAGCCTCCGTCGCGTTCGATGCCGTGGCAGCTGGTGTGGACCAAGGTGTGGACGTAGTCCTCGTCGATACTGCTGGCCGTCTGCACACCTCCGTTGACCTCATGGATCAGCTGGGTAAGGTCAAGCGCGTCGTGGAGAAGAAGACTGAAGTCGATGAGGTTCTTCTCGTGCTCGACGCCACCGTGGGGCAGAACGGTCTGACCCAGGCGCGTATCTTCCGTGACGTCGTGGACATCACCGGCGTCGTCCTCACCAAGCTTGACGGAACCGCCAAGGGCGGCATTGTCTTCCAAGTTCAGGAAGAACTTGGTGTGCCGGTGAAGCTCGTGGGCCTCGGCGAGGGCGCCGACGACCTCGCCCCGTTCGAAATTGAGGGATTTGTGGACGCCCTGCTGGGCGAAAAATAG